From Sulfuracidifex tepidarius, one genomic window encodes:
- a CDS encoding AAA family ATPase, whose amino-acid sequence MSILLVIAFSIIVVIAMKLFGKSTTNFANSEKSIQLQAKNQKKLGIENKITWNDIGGYEGLKKEIRDYIELPLKYENVAKKYGLKAPKGILLFGPPGCGKTLMMRALANDAKINFIYVNISDIMSKWYGESEARMKELFANARKNAPCILFFDEIDTIGVKRENHTGDSVTPRLLSLMLSEIDGMQSDDGMIIVGSTNVPQMLDKALLRAGRFDKLLYVSPPDLNARMEILNIHCKSKPLSPEVDLKKIAEMTERYSGADLANICQEVARRVAAEVIESGKERLIEMKDFLDVIKSYKPSITLQMLEDYEKFKLDFERRSVREIDIEEKTESTLEDIGGYDQVKADLKELLELQFFHYKLLEDLKVPPIRGVLLYGPPGVGKTMMSRALARTLNVKLIPLSGAEIMYKGYEGAIAAIKEVFNRARENKPSIILLDELDSIASKRNKNASESSRIVNQILTEMDGIRSLKQVVVIGTTNRMSVIDSALLRPGRFDKIIEMPLPNESERLDILEKYLGKDVCDRVGCSQIAKMTDGYTGADLTAIAREAKMVVLKEIIKGNKDRRLTFDDMMWALGKIKPSYKEKKRVKVTKSSKSKVD is encoded by the coding sequence ATGAGCATTTTATTAGTAATAGCGTTTAGTATTATAGTAGTAATAGCCATGAAACTGTTCGGTAAGTCAACGACAAACTTTGCTAACAGTGAGAAATCTATACAGCTTCAAGCAAAAAACCAGAAGAAACTAGGGATAGAGAATAAGATAACTTGGAATGACATAGGTGGTTACGAAGGCCTAAAGAAGGAAATAAGGGATTACATAGAACTGCCTCTGAAATACGAGAACGTGGCAAAGAAGTACGGATTAAAAGCACCTAAGGGGATTCTGCTATTCGGTCCCCCTGGCTGCGGTAAAACTCTCATGATGAGGGCCTTGGCTAACGACGCCAAGATCAACTTCATATACGTTAACATAAGCGACATAATGAGCAAGTGGTACGGCGAGAGCGAAGCAAGAATGAAAGAGCTCTTCGCTAACGCTAGGAAGAACGCTCCTTGTATACTCTTCTTCGACGAGATAGATACGATAGGTGTAAAGAGGGAGAACCACACAGGGGACTCCGTAACTCCCAGACTTCTTTCCCTCATGCTTTCCGAGATAGACGGCATGCAATCAGACGATGGCATGATCATAGTGGGCTCCACCAACGTACCTCAAATGTTGGACAAGGCCCTTCTGAGGGCAGGTAGGTTTGATAAGTTACTTTATGTAAGCCCGCCTGACTTAAACGCAAGAATGGAAATCCTAAACATTCATTGTAAATCCAAACCGCTCTCTCCTGAAGTCGACTTAAAGAAGATAGCAGAGATGACTGAGAGATATAGCGGGGCGGATCTAGCAAACATATGTCAAGAAGTGGCTAGAAGGGTGGCAGCTGAGGTTATAGAGAGCGGTAAGGAAAGGTTAATAGAGATGAAGGATTTCCTCGATGTCATAAAGAGCTACAAGCCGAGCATAACCCTTCAGATGCTAGAGGACTACGAGAAATTTAAACTAGACTTCGAAAGGAGGTCTGTCAGGGAAATAGACATAGAGGAAAAGACAGAGTCCACACTGGAGGACATTGGCGGATACGATCAAGTTAAGGCAGATCTGAAAGAGCTTTTGGAGCTGCAGTTCTTCCACTATAAACTCCTAGAGGACTTGAAGGTCCCTCCAATAAGGGGAGTTCTACTTTACGGCCCTCCTGGCGTAGGCAAGACCATGATGTCGCGTGCACTAGCTAGGACGTTAAACGTCAAGCTCATCCCATTGAGTGGAGCTGAGATAATGTACAAGGGATATGAGGGAGCTATAGCCGCAATAAAGGAGGTCTTTAACAGGGCAAGGGAGAACAAGCCTTCAATAATCCTGCTCGACGAACTCGACTCTATAGCATCTAAGAGAAACAAGAACGCTTCGGAATCTTCGAGGATCGTAAACCAGATTTTAACCGAGATGGATGGTATAAGGAGTTTGAAACAAGTCGTCGTAATAGGGACAACTAATAGGATGAGCGTAATAGACTCAGCTCTCCTTAGACCCGGTAGATTCGATAAAATAATTGAGATGCCTCTTCCTAATGAGAGCGAGAGGCTTGACATACTTGAGAAGTACCTAGGAAAGGATGTGTGCGATAGAGTTGGTTGTTCTCAGATAGCGAAGATGACGGATGGCTATACCGGAGCAGATTTGACCGCGATAGCGAGAGAGGCAAAGATGGTAGTTTTGAAAGAAATAATAAAGGGGAATAAGGATCGTAGGCTTACTTTTGACGATATGATGTGGGCTCTCGGAAAGATAAAGCCCTCATACAAAGAAAAGAAGAGGGTAAAAGTAACGAAGTCTAGCAAGTCA
- a CDS encoding phytoene desaturase family protein, which produces MNYDAIVVGGGHNGLVASFYLARRGLKVAILERREIVGGASVTEELWPGIKVSTGAYVLSLLRQRIIDDMNLEGNGLYVYNKDPGLFLPLGGRKNLYIWNDLKRTQKEIEKFSRKDSLSYSKWVRFWDSFYQMADFFMLNPPISLSEVGDLLYRFKGSIDEETLTLIGRTFLQDARSFLDEFFESDEVKSALIEDSVVGTFASPSTPGTAYVLAHHVIGEVNGIKGMWGYVRGGMGGVTSAMAKAAVRVGVDIITSTEVEEILVKDDTVTGVKTKDGRVINSRIVLSNTDPKTTFLRLVKEVDNDVTKRISALKSKGVSFKLVGYTEELPDFGNGTSLSPEHVASELIMPNVDYIEKAYDDARTLGYSREPWLSINFQTSVDPTVAPSGKHVFSIFGQYLPFSNKLDDMKEKIAGITIDKIREYAPNFKPIKYEVITPLDIKRRFGIWEGNIFHVDMTPDQLYVFRPTVGMSRYRTPIKGLYLCGSGAHPGGGVTGAPGYNAAHAVLEDLGV; this is translated from the coding sequence ATGAACTACGACGCTATCGTAGTTGGAGGAGGTCATAACGGTCTGGTAGCGTCCTTTTATCTGGCAAGGAGGGGTCTAAAGGTAGCTATACTGGAGAGAAGAGAAATTGTAGGCGGGGCGTCAGTTACTGAAGAGCTCTGGCCTGGCATAAAGGTATCAACAGGTGCCTACGTGCTTAGCTTGTTGAGACAGAGGATAATAGACGACATGAACCTCGAAGGGAACGGGCTTTACGTTTACAACAAGGATCCCGGTCTATTCTTACCTTTAGGTGGGAGGAAAAATCTCTATATTTGGAACGACTTGAAGAGGACTCAGAAGGAAATAGAGAAGTTCTCCAGGAAAGACTCTTTATCTTATAGTAAGTGGGTGAGGTTCTGGGACTCCTTCTATCAGATGGCAGATTTCTTCATGCTCAACCCTCCTATCTCACTCTCAGAAGTAGGAGATCTCTTGTATAGATTTAAGGGGTCTATAGACGAGGAAACTCTCACCTTGATAGGCCGGACCTTCCTCCAGGATGCTAGGTCGTTTCTGGACGAATTTTTCGAGAGCGATGAAGTTAAGTCAGCGCTTATAGAAGACTCAGTGGTAGGGACTTTCGCGTCCCCTTCAACTCCTGGCACGGCTTACGTCCTGGCACATCACGTCATAGGAGAGGTGAATGGTATCAAGGGAATGTGGGGCTACGTCAGGGGAGGGATGGGAGGAGTTACCTCAGCTATGGCGAAAGCTGCGGTCAGAGTTGGAGTAGACATAATCACATCTACCGAGGTGGAAGAGATTCTCGTAAAGGACGATACTGTAACGGGAGTCAAGACTAAGGACGGTAGGGTAATAAATTCGAGGATAGTCTTATCAAACACTGACCCAAAGACTACCTTCCTGAGGTTAGTCAAAGAAGTGGATAACGATGTGACCAAGAGGATCTCAGCTCTCAAAAGTAAGGGAGTCTCATTCAAGCTTGTAGGTTATACTGAGGAACTGCCTGACTTCGGGAACGGCACCTCTCTCAGCCCTGAACACGTAGCTTCAGAGCTCATAATGCCAAACGTAGATTATATAGAGAAAGCATACGACGATGCTAGGACATTAGGGTACTCAAGAGAACCGTGGCTATCCATCAACTTCCAGACCTCAGTAGATCCTACGGTCGCACCTTCAGGCAAGCACGTTTTCTCCATATTCGGGCAATATTTACCTTTCAGCAACAAACTAGACGACATGAAGGAGAAAATAGCCGGCATAACTATAGATAAAATAAGGGAATATGCGCCTAACTTCAAGCCAATAAAATACGAGGTCATAACTCCTCTCGATATAAAGAGAAGATTTGGGATATGGGAAGGAAACATATTCCATGTAGACATGACTCCAGACCAGCTTTACGTTTTCAGACCTACCGTGGGGATGAGCAGATACAGAACCCCTATCAAGGGACTCTATCTGTGTGGCTCAGGAGCTCATCCAGGAGGAGGGGTGACCGGGGCTCCAGGTTACAACGCCGCGCACGCGGTTTTAGAAGATTTAGGTGTTTGA
- a CDS encoding alkaline phosphatase family protein, which translates to MDLRYPDYSSENIYTLACGISSFLGVERNCLGKIEVHSRRAALVLLDGLGWSTLGKVGIPKEARKITTVFPSTTSTVLTTLFTAMTPGEHGVLGYNTFVKRMGGVINTLRFTHPSVKERDSFKDSIGFDKVFPNVKGYLKEVKEKKTVEIVPRGIDGNEFSKATHENTTETKTYSNLWDALYIFSDSLQKDYDFVYLYIPDVDTMSHKYGPYVEPTVSTAKAVFEGVYNVAKNNADKFSTFITADHGHVSVSESLILMDDKELMDMLEVPPYGDSRALFMRSRYDLSTYISRKYETLKMFSRNEVLEKSLLGRVADQSYVPDYIGVPTDYKSYIFDYKDNGEYAKLKGHHGGLLPEEFEIPLVVLGE; encoded by the coding sequence ATGGATTTACGATATCCTGATTATTCGTCGGAAAACATCTACACGCTAGCGTGCGGCATATCCTCCTTCCTTGGGGTGGAGAGGAACTGCTTGGGAAAGATCGAAGTACACAGTAGAAGAGCGGCCTTGGTTCTTCTCGACGGACTGGGATGGAGTACGTTGGGCAAAGTCGGCATACCTAAAGAGGCGAGGAAGATTACCACAGTCTTTCCTTCCACTACTTCAACAGTTCTCACGACTCTATTCACCGCCATGACGCCGGGAGAGCACGGCGTGTTGGGGTACAACACATTCGTGAAGAGAATGGGAGGCGTGATAAACACCCTGAGGTTCACACATCCATCGGTGAAGGAGAGGGACTCCTTCAAGGACTCTATAGGTTTCGACAAGGTATTTCCGAACGTGAAGGGATACCTGAAGGAGGTAAAGGAAAAGAAGACCGTTGAAATAGTGCCTAGAGGTATAGACGGAAACGAGTTCTCGAAGGCTACACATGAGAACACTACAGAGACTAAAACTTACTCCAATCTGTGGGATGCCCTTTACATTTTCTCAGATTCACTTCAAAAAGACTACGACTTCGTCTATCTTTACATCCCCGACGTTGACACCATGTCCCACAAGTATGGTCCTTATGTGGAGCCTACCGTCTCCACGGCTAAGGCTGTTTTCGAGGGAGTTTACAACGTTGCCAAGAACAACGCCGACAAGTTCTCCACCTTCATAACTGCAGATCACGGCCACGTCTCCGTATCAGAATCTTTGATTCTCATGGACGACAAGGAGCTCATGGACATGCTCGAAGTTCCTCCTTACGGGGACTCTAGAGCGCTCTTCATGAGGTCGAGGTATGATTTATCAACATATATTTCCAGAAAGTACGAGACGTTGAAAATGTTTTCCAGGAATGAGGTGTTGGAGAAGTCCCTCCTCGGTAGAGTAGCGGACCAGTCTTACGTTCCAGACTACATCGGCGTTCCAACTGACTATAAGTCATACATCTTTGATTACAAGGACAACGGAGAGTACGCTAAGCTCAAAGGTCATCATGGAGGACTCCTGCCCGAAGAATTCGAAATACCATTGGTGGTCTTAGGTGAATGA
- a CDS encoding phosphoribosyltransferase — MNDFYVPTWDEIEKATLNIAEQAVDSNFIPDVIVAIPTGGLVPSKLLKDVMNVDRIRYIEIKLYKNVGQKDVKPVVKSVCLDDVEGRDVLVVDDVADSGETLETVSNVIAMFSPKSVKYATVYVKPWARKYPDFYYKLVDKWVIFPWDKWDVVREKPEVNVDNKDIYLKVEKKMKEITNKNKDLRR, encoded by the coding sequence GTGAATGACTTCTACGTCCCTACTTGGGACGAGATAGAGAAAGCCACTCTCAACATAGCAGAGCAGGCCGTCGACTCGAACTTCATTCCAGACGTAATAGTTGCAATACCAACCGGGGGCTTAGTTCCCTCCAAGCTCCTGAAGGACGTAATGAACGTGGATAGAATTAGGTATATAGAAATAAAACTTTACAAGAACGTCGGACAAAAGGACGTAAAGCCGGTAGTGAAGTCGGTGTGTCTTGACGACGTGGAAGGCAGGGACGTCCTGGTAGTAGACGATGTGGCAGATAGCGGAGAAACGTTGGAGACCGTGTCCAACGTGATCGCCATGTTTTCTCCAAAATCGGTGAAATACGCTACAGTCTACGTTAAGCCTTGGGCCAGGAAGTACCCAGACTTCTACTACAAACTTGTGGACAAATGGGTAATCTTCCCCTGGGACAAATGGGACGTGGTGAGGGAGAAGCCCGAAGTTAACGTAGACAACAAGGACATATACCTAAAGGTCGAGAAGAAAATGAAGGAAATTACAAACAAAAATAAGGATCTTAGAAGATAA
- a CDS encoding acyl-CoA mutase large subunit family protein, with the protein MDIENKINEWQEKVYKTWVAKRAERKKIFRTPSGIEVSPLYTPLDVKGDYMDKIGLPGEYPFTRGIYPNMYRGRIWTIRQYAGFGSADDTNKRFRSLLAAGQTGLSMAFDLPTQLGLDPDHILAMSEVGVVGVSMFHWKEMDRVMDQIPLDKVSTSMTINATAMELVSMYAATAESRGISAKVLDGTVQNDILKEYIARKNFIYQPEPSMRYAIDVIEYAAKNMPKWHPISISGYHIREAGADAPLEVAFTLADGIEYVKQTAERGIPVDEFASHLSFFFAGYTNVFEEVAKFRAARRMWAKIMKERFNAKKPDSLMLRFHTQTGGAELTAQQPEINIVRTTLQALAAVMGGTQSLHVNSYDEALSLPSEKAAKIAIRVQQIIAHESGAVDTVDPLAGSYYIEWLTDQIEERAWKIIDTIDSMGGMLKAISAGYPQSQIAESAYRIQQMIETGEMVKVGVNMYYEPDWVGTTEVFRVKPEVRDTVMERLKRYRSERDEMKVRDSLNELRRMAENNDVNLFPYMYNAIKAGATVGETSKTLREIWGEYKEPIIF; encoded by the coding sequence GTGGACATAGAAAATAAAATAAATGAATGGCAAGAGAAAGTGTACAAAACATGGGTAGCCAAGAGAGCCGAGAGGAAGAAGATATTCAGAACTCCTTCTGGGATTGAAGTAAGTCCGCTTTATACTCCCCTAGATGTGAAAGGAGACTACATGGATAAGATAGGGCTTCCAGGTGAGTATCCGTTCACTAGGGGAATTTACCCTAACATGTACAGAGGGAGGATATGGACAATTAGGCAGTACGCAGGCTTTGGTTCCGCTGATGACACAAACAAGAGGTTCAGGAGCCTCCTGGCTGCAGGACAGACCGGGCTGAGCATGGCTTTCGATTTGCCTACTCAGTTGGGGCTAGACCCAGACCATATCCTGGCGATGAGTGAGGTGGGAGTGGTCGGCGTGTCTATGTTCCATTGGAAGGAAATGGATAGGGTCATGGACCAGATACCCTTGGATAAAGTATCAACTTCCATGACAATAAACGCCACCGCAATGGAGCTGGTCTCCATGTACGCAGCTACAGCTGAGAGCAGGGGGATCTCTGCAAAGGTACTTGACGGTACTGTTCAGAACGACATCTTGAAGGAATACATAGCAAGGAAGAACTTCATCTACCAACCGGAGCCGTCGATGAGGTATGCCATAGATGTGATAGAGTATGCCGCGAAGAACATGCCTAAATGGCACCCCATAAGTATAAGCGGGTACCACATAAGGGAAGCGGGGGCTGACGCTCCCCTAGAAGTGGCGTTTACGCTAGCAGACGGAATAGAATATGTGAAGCAGACCGCTGAGAGGGGAATACCGGTAGACGAGTTCGCATCTCATCTTTCATTCTTCTTTGCGGGGTATACGAACGTCTTCGAGGAAGTGGCCAAGTTCAGGGCTGCGAGGAGGATGTGGGCAAAGATAATGAAGGAGAGGTTCAATGCTAAGAAGCCCGACTCATTGATGCTTAGGTTCCACACTCAAACCGGAGGGGCTGAACTTACCGCCCAGCAGCCCGAAATCAACATAGTGAGGACAACACTTCAAGCCTTGGCTGCAGTTATGGGTGGAACCCAGAGCCTACACGTCAACTCCTACGACGAGGCGCTTTCTTTACCGAGCGAGAAGGCAGCTAAGATAGCTATAAGAGTACAACAGATAATTGCCCATGAGAGCGGTGCAGTTGACACTGTAGACCCCCTGGCGGGGTCTTACTATATTGAGTGGCTGACAGACCAGATAGAAGAGAGAGCTTGGAAGATCATCGATACCATAGACTCTATGGGAGGAATGCTGAAGGCTATAAGTGCAGGTTATCCGCAGTCCCAAATAGCTGAAAGCGCTTACAGGATACAGCAGATGATTGAAACAGGAGAGATGGTGAAAGTAGGAGTAAACATGTATTATGAGCCTGACTGGGTAGGGACCACTGAAGTTTTCAGGGTCAAGCCTGAGGTTAGGGACACTGTAATGGAAAGACTAAAGAGATATAGATCAGAGAGGGACGAGATGAAGGTCAGGGATTCCCTCAACGAACTGAGGAGGATGGCCGAGAATAACGACGTGAACTTGTTCCCATACATGTACAACGCTATAAAGGCCGGAGCAACCGTAGGAGAGACAAGCAAGACCCTAAGGGAAATATGGGGAGAGTATAAGGAACCAATTATCTTCTAA
- the mce gene encoding methylmalonyl-CoA epimerase — translation METQDIDHVGVVVENLEEAIKFYEEKLGMKCVYNDVLKDRGLKVAFLKGKEGETAVELLEPVDHNDMNNTVAKFLKNKGQGMHHLAVRVSDISASLKDLEGKGISLIDKSPRPGAMGHTVAFVHPKSVMGLLLELVQH, via the coding sequence ATGGAAACTCAGGACATTGACCACGTCGGAGTGGTCGTGGAGAATTTAGAAGAAGCAATAAAGTTCTATGAAGAGAAACTCGGCATGAAGTGTGTATACAATGACGTCCTCAAGGACAGGGGGCTCAAGGTGGCCTTCTTGAAGGGAAAGGAAGGCGAAACGGCTGTGGAACTATTGGAACCAGTAGACCATAACGATATGAACAACACCGTGGCGAAGTTCCTCAAGAACAAGGGACAGGGAATGCACCACTTGGCAGTGAGGGTATCCGACATAAGTGCCTCCCTGAAAGACTTAGAAGGAAAAGGGATATCCCTGATAGACAAGTCCCCCAGACCTGGAGCCATGGGACACACAGTGGCCTTCGTACACCCTAAAAGCGTCATGGGTCTACTGCTAGAGCTAGTACAGCACTAG
- the hsp20 gene encoding archaeal heat shock protein Hsp20, producing the protein MPVKRRSIFDIMDEIMAEMDEEFRRLEREFMRGISKEPGENGPYIYGVKISVGPDGTPKIEEFGNVKKAQGRPIVSDQIEPLVDVLEKGEEVKVVAEVPGISKDDVKLKIVGQKLVLYTSDSAPKKYYAEVELPAEVDENSAKANYKNGIVEITLKKKNPKAMEGKEIKIE; encoded by the coding sequence ATGCCCGTAAAGAGAAGAAGTATATTTGATATAATGGACGAGATAATGGCTGAAATGGACGAGGAGTTCAGGAGGCTAGAAAGAGAATTCATGAGAGGGATTTCAAAGGAACCAGGCGAAAACGGTCCTTACATTTACGGAGTAAAGATAAGCGTCGGACCGGACGGAACTCCTAAAATTGAAGAGTTCGGAAACGTCAAAAAAGCTCAAGGAAGACCAATTGTGAGCGACCAAATAGAGCCACTTGTGGACGTGTTAGAGAAAGGAGAAGAGGTAAAAGTAGTAGCTGAGGTACCAGGGATAAGCAAGGACGACGTGAAGCTTAAGATAGTGGGACAGAAACTAGTGTTGTACACCTCAGACTCAGCTCCAAAGAAGTACTATGCTGAAGTAGAACTTCCAGCAGAGGTGGATGAGAACTCTGCCAAAGCCAACTACAAGAATGGAATAGTCGAGATAACATTGAAGAAGAAGAATCCTAAGGCTATGGAGGGGAAGGAGATAAAAATCGAGTGA
- a CDS encoding ZPR1 zinc finger domain-containing protein — translation MKCPICGNDTLDAKDYLYEVPEEGKVVLSNWECSSCGYKFRDVKPYESSEPKRLELLVEDENDMSSLVYRSSFAKVYIPELDFEAEPLNGTGAVTTVRGLLEIFLDQIGNLMDTQDIREAMDGKMKFTLIIEDGSGLSFIKNEKTKVTRFLSPSPP, via the coding sequence ATGAAGTGCCCAATATGCGGAAATGATACTCTAGACGCAAAGGACTACCTTTACGAGGTTCCAGAGGAGGGAAAAGTAGTTCTGTCTAACTGGGAGTGTTCCTCCTGCGGGTACAAGTTCAGGGACGTTAAACCGTACGAGAGCTCTGAGCCGAAGAGGTTAGAGTTGTTAGTAGAAGACGAGAACGACATGAGTTCCTTGGTCTACAGATCGTCTTTCGCCAAGGTATATATCCCAGAGTTAGATTTTGAGGCTGAGCCTTTAAACGGGACAGGTGCAGTTACAACCGTGAGGGGTCTTCTCGAGATATTCCTGGATCAAATAGGTAACCTGATGGACACCCAAGATATAAGGGAGGCAATGGACGGAAAAATGAAATTCACTTTAATTATAGAGGATGGATCTGGATTGAGCTTCATAAAGAACGAGAAGACCAAGGTCACTCGATTTTTATCTCCTTCCCCTCCATAG
- a CDS encoding GTP-binding protein, whose amino-acid sequence MKYPRENDIGKIEYKLILSSLDEDRLESLATQMRFRLEEGNGEAFYVLGVSNEGDVIGMTEEEMRLSLEVLERVAELINARIVYKRTVEVRKGRQVAEVMIRLFKEQVPIEINIAVMGHVNAGKSTLTGVLISGKYDDGNGSLRAVVARHLHEVISGRTSSISMRLLGFDDNGEVVNRYVRDPLDEADITMKSSKVVRLIDLGGHERYLRTTLKGLLGYDVNYVMLVVGADDGLSIMGREHLAIASILKFPVFVVITKVDKYPRERIDQIINDVKSVLKIPGINRLALEVEDEGDLLNSILAMRTGRVVPIFKVSNVTGEGIDLLVKLLNVLPPSSRKMNEDLPLVYIDEIYNVTGVGTVVLGSVVRGSVSSNEDFFIGPDKVGEFYQVKVKSIQLNRIFVDKVKEGYIATFAIQGLNKESLRKGMIMSKGRKTAVRRFKARIFILHHPTTIREGYVATMHLYTIRQAVRFEKIYKNVLRSGDSSEVILHFLYNPEYIEKGQIFVFREGRTRGIGVVLEPLA is encoded by the coding sequence ATGAAGTATCCACGCGAGAACGACATAGGCAAAATAGAATATAAGCTTATCCTTTCTTCTCTTGATGAGGACAGGCTCGAGTCCTTGGCTACCCAAATGAGGTTTAGGCTTGAGGAAGGTAACGGAGAGGCGTTCTACGTGCTCGGGGTCAGCAACGAAGGAGATGTAATAGGGATGACAGAGGAAGAGATGAGGTTAAGCCTCGAAGTCCTGGAGAGAGTAGCAGAGCTGATAAACGCCAGGATAGTTTACAAGAGGACAGTGGAGGTCAGGAAAGGAAGACAAGTAGCAGAAGTGATGATCCGTCTGTTCAAGGAACAAGTCCCCATAGAGATAAACATCGCAGTTATGGGACATGTAAACGCGGGGAAGAGCACTCTGACGGGAGTACTGATCTCAGGGAAATACGATGACGGTAACGGTTCCCTCAGGGCTGTAGTGGCTAGACACCTCCACGAGGTCATCTCTGGAAGGACGTCATCCATAAGCATGAGGCTACTTGGATTTGATGACAATGGTGAGGTAGTAAACAGATACGTTAGAGATCCATTGGACGAGGCCGACATAACGATGAAGAGCTCCAAGGTAGTGAGGTTAATCGACCTTGGAGGTCATGAGAGGTACCTGAGAACTACTCTGAAGGGTTTGCTGGGATATGATGTAAATTACGTCATGCTAGTAGTAGGTGCAGATGACGGGCTCAGCATAATGGGGAGAGAACACCTCGCAATAGCTTCAATACTCAAGTTTCCCGTCTTCGTGGTCATCACTAAGGTAGACAAGTACCCCAGAGAAAGGATAGATCAAATAATAAATGACGTGAAGTCAGTACTTAAGATACCCGGAATCAATAGGCTGGCTTTAGAGGTGGAAGACGAAGGAGACCTCCTTAACTCTATTCTTGCAATGAGAACTGGTAGGGTAGTGCCGATATTCAAAGTGTCTAACGTTACCGGCGAAGGGATAGACTTACTAGTTAAGCTTCTGAACGTGTTACCTCCCTCAAGTAGAAAGATGAACGAAGACCTTCCTTTAGTCTACATAGATGAGATATACAATGTGACTGGTGTAGGGACTGTGGTATTGGGCTCCGTTGTGAGAGGGTCAGTGTCATCAAACGAGGACTTCTTCATAGGCCCTGACAAGGTAGGGGAATTCTATCAAGTTAAGGTAAAGAGCATACAACTAAATAGAATATTTGTAGACAAAGTGAAAGAAGGCTACATTGCAACGTTCGCCATTCAAGGGTTAAACAAGGAATCTCTGAGGAAAGGGATGATCATGTCCAAGGGAAGGAAGACTGCGGTTAGAAGGTTTAAAGCAAGGATATTCATTCTGCACCACCCCACCACGATAAGGGAAGGTTACGTAGCCACTATGCATCTCTATACAATAAGACAAGCCGTTAGGTTCGAAAAGATTTACAAGAACGTGTTGAGGAGCGGTGATTCGAGTGAGGTCATCCTTCATTTCCTCTACAATCCAGAGTACATAGAGAAAGGACAGATATTCGTGTTCAGGGAAGGAAGAACTAGGGGAATAGGTGTAGTGTTGGAACCCCTAGCTTAA
- a CDS encoding SRPBCC domain-containing protein: MELQGEEKIKDDTKLIEFLSKKENLICCIPGVVEKDGDKFLSKTKVGFISLELKGEIKDFQVDGNKFINVIEIQGAGMEITVKTTLEVEKMILKWKVEYQAEGGLAQSFKKIIDSQAEKVAKDIINCSLQKSGALS, translated from the coding sequence ATGGAACTTCAGGGAGAAGAGAAGATCAAGGATGATACTAAGCTAATAGAATTTTTATCAAAAAAGGAGAACCTAATATGTTGTATACCCGGCGTGGTAGAAAAGGACGGTGATAAATTTCTGAGTAAAACTAAGGTCGGTTTCATTTCGCTTGAGCTGAAGGGAGAAATAAAGGACTTTCAAGTAGACGGAAACAAGTTTATTAATGTGATAGAAATTCAAGGAGCAGGAATGGAGATAACGGTTAAAACTACTCTGGAAGTTGAAAAAATGATTCTGAAGTGGAAAGTGGAGTATCAGGCTGAGGGAGGGCTTGCCCAGTCGTTCAAGAAGATCATCGACAGTCAAGCTGAGAAAGTAGCTAAAGACATAATCAACTGCAGTTTGCAAAAGTCAGGAGCGTTAAGCTAG
- a CDS encoding SRPBCC domain-containing protein, with the protein MKYEGQVNVNATRQEIMSYMDNIEKLVPCFPKIKQFTKNQDGSYDVVGSVGIGFIRGDYKANVKIDKVNDTNLKMIAKGKGMNSNVDIDASIEVQDNLIKYSADVKVSGTLATVGARMMGSAIEGIVNDLFSCFKKEIEKK; encoded by the coding sequence ATGAAATATGAAGGTCAAGTAAACGTGAACGCTACAAGGCAGGAAATAATGTCCTATATGGACAATATAGAGAAGCTCGTTCCTTGTTTCCCTAAAATAAAGCAATTTACGAAGAACCAAGACGGTTCCTATGACGTTGTAGGTAGCGTAGGAATAGGTTTCATAAGGGGAGATTACAAAGCCAACGTTAAGATAGACAAGGTTAATGATACTAACTTGAAGATGATAGCTAAGGGAAAAGGTATGAACAGTAACGTGGACATAGACGCTAGCATAGAAGTACAGGATAACTTGATAAAATATTCCGCTGATGTGAAAGTATCTGGAACTCTCGCCACGGTAGGTGCCAGAATGATGGGAAGCGCCATAGAAGGGATAGTTAACGATCTATTTTCGTGTTTTAAAAAAGAGATAGAGAAGAAGTAA